A genomic stretch from Chitinophagaceae bacterium includes:
- a CDS encoding PQQ-dependent sugar dehydrogenase — MRVLNYFLSISALIFLTSTVYANVNIVNEVVKANIESEQESFKIVKVVEGLEHPWAVNWLSEDMMIITERPGSMYLVTNDNVHKLGNLPVIDTDEDQLTAPQGGNQGGLLDVVPHPNYQENGWIYYTLSSPGDADAVVSDDDYGTGTALVRSRIDFDNYELKDTEFLYVQMPRTNPGRHYGSRIVFPGDGTVIFSIGDRGLRSPSQDLTNPIGSFIRLMDDGSIPEDNPFIGMPPGNIRPEIFSFGHRNNQGIAICPETNEIWSTEHGPYGGDLLHKVSMGNNYGWPYVAYGVEYSTKQPIGVSQNNPGVQSPYYIWEESMAPSGLTFYTGDVFENWNGNLFAGSLLREEIKRIVIQNDEVVHVEVLFSELVGRVRDVRQGPDGFIYFITDQSDGGVYRIESN, encoded by the coding sequence ATGAGAGTATTAAATTATTTTTTATCCATATCTGCATTAATATTCTTAACATCCACTGTATATGCGAATGTTAATATTGTAAATGAAGTTGTTAAAGCAAATATAGAAAGTGAACAGGAAAGTTTTAAAATAGTAAAAGTAGTCGAAGGTTTAGAACATCCATGGGCAGTAAACTGGCTGTCTGAAGACATGATGATTATAACTGAAAGACCCGGAAGTATGTATTTAGTAACCAATGATAATGTTCATAAACTTGGGAATTTACCTGTAATAGATACTGACGAAGACCAATTAACAGCTCCTCAGGGTGGTAATCAGGGAGGTTTATTAGATGTAGTCCCTCACCCGAATTATCAGGAAAATGGATGGATTTACTATACTTTGTCCAGTCCGGGTGATGCTGATGCAGTTGTCTCAGATGATGATTACGGTACCGGTACGGCTTTAGTAAGATCAAGAATTGATTTTGATAATTATGAATTAAAGGATACTGAATTTTTATATGTTCAAATGCCAAGAACAAATCCCGGGAGACATTATGGTTCAAGAATTGTTTTTCCGGGAGATGGAACAGTTATATTTTCAATTGGAGACAGAGGTCTGAGATCACCTTCTCAGGATTTAACAAATCCAATTGGTTCATTTATCAGACTTATGGATGATGGCAGCATTCCGGAGGATAATCCGTTTATTGGAATGCCACCCGGTAATATTAGACCTGAGATTTTCTCTTTTGGCCACCGTAATAATCAGGGAATTGCGATTTGTCCTGAAACAAATGAAATATGGTCAACAGAACATGGTCCTTATGGTGGAGATTTACTTCATAAAGTGTCTATGGGGAATAATTATGGCTGGCCATATGTTGCCTATGGCGTGGAATATTCCACTAAACAACCCATTGGGGTTTCTCAAAATAACCCGGGGGTTCAAAGTCCTTATTATATTTGGGAAGAATCTATGGCACCATCAGGCCTGACTTTTTATACCGGTGATGTGTTTGAAAATTGGAATGGAAATTTATTTGCGGGTTCTTTACTCAGAGAAGAAATCAAAAGGATTGTTATACAAAATGATGAAGTAGTTCATGTTGAAGTTTTGTTTTCCGAATTGGTAGGTAGAGTTAGAGATGTAAGACAAGGTCCGGATGGTTTTATATATTTTATTACCGATCAGTCTGACGGCGGAGTTTACCGGATTGAGAGTAATTAG